In one Lolium rigidum isolate FL_2022 chromosome 3, APGP_CSIRO_Lrig_0.1, whole genome shotgun sequence genomic region, the following are encoded:
- the LOC124695308 gene encoding sucrose synthase 1-like, producing the protein MLELDFEPFNASFPRPSMSKSIGNGVQFLNRHLSTNLFQDRESLYPLLNFLKAHNHKGTTMMLNNRIQSLCGLQSARRKADEYLTSIPEDTPSSEFNHRKDERLYLANDSDEQSLLCDTLMLSISEHL; encoded by the exons ATGCTTGAGCTTGATTTTGAGCCTTTCAATGCCTCCTTCCCACGTCCTTCCATGTCCAAGTCTATTGGAAATGGGGTGCAGTTCCTTAACCGTCACCTATCTACCAACCTGTTCCAGGACAGGGAGAGCCTCTACCCACTACTGAACTTCCTGAAAGCCCATAACCACAAGGGCACG ACAATGATGCTAAACAACAGAATTCAGAGCCTTTGTGGGCTCCAATCAGCCCGTAGAAAGGCAGACGAGTATCTAACGAGCATCCCTGAAGACACCCCGTCCTCTGAGTTCAACCACAG GAAGGACGAGAGGTTGTACCTTGCCAACGATTCAGATGAGCAGTCGTTGCTTTGTGACACCTTGATGCTTAGCATTTCAGAACATTTATAG